A stretch of the Muntiacus reevesi chromosome 8, mMunRee1.1, whole genome shotgun sequence genome encodes the following:
- the FBXO40 gene encoding F-box only protein 40, which produces MGRTRRPPPGQHRHCERCFNRHCHMPAEPSVSCPVINCHLSCGATFHMCKEAEHELLCPLEQVPCLNSEYGCPLFLSRHKLAKHLQVCPASVVCCSMEWNRWPNVDSETTLHENIMKEIPDEECLDTALALQDQKVLFRSLKMVELFPETREPTEEEPPMNGEASWEEMGGAVGGEDASLLTGRSLSAMNGEVVELSQEEREALAKTKEGMDLAKFDKWENIFSKEHAASALTSSLASSDSKSSDGPEKEEISSSNRTVEEGAAKGKEPQEDQKQQDFHAAIEKTGLAPWQDGVLERLKTAVDAKDYNMYLVHNGRMLIHFGQMPACTPKEKDFVYGNLEAQEVKTVYTFKVPVSYCGKRARLGDAMSCRPSEHKAVDTSDLGITVEDLPKSDLIKTTLLCALERELKGHVISESRSIDGLFMDFATQTYNFEPEQFSSGTVLADLLTTANPNSNANGLHVELHSECVTRRHNKSSSAFTFTCNKFFRRDEFPLHFKNVHTDIQSCLNGWFQHRCPLAYLGCTFIQNHFRPPGQKAKVIYSQELKTFAIKPEVASELSEGRKNNHFSGREGKNQNSLTSLPLEVLQYIAGFLDSISLSQLSQVSVLMRSICATLLQERGMVLLQWKKKRYSHGGTSWRVHRKIWQFSSLFSKIKSWEFNEVASMSEHLKSCPFNVVEHKTDPILLTSMRQSHEQARETLVTTFRARPRGRHTLH; this is translated from the exons ATG GGTAGGACACGCAGGCCTCCACCAGGGCAGCACAGACACTGTGAGAGATGCTTCAACCGTCACTGCCACATGCCTGCGGAGCCCAGTGTCTCTTGCCCGGTGATAAACTGCCACCTGTCCTGTGGTGCTACCTTCCACATGTGCAAAGAGGCTGAGCACGAGCTACTCTGCCCTTTAGAGCAGGTTCCGTGCCTCAACTCCGAATATGGCTGCCCCCTCTTCCTGTCCCGCCACAAGCTGGCCAAGCACTTGCAAGTGTGTCCTGCCAGCGTGGTCTGCTGCTCCATGGAGTGGAACCGCTGGCCAAACGTGGACTCTGAAACAACGCTTCACGAGAACATCATGAAAGAGATCCCCGATGAGGAATGCTTGGACACAGCCCTGGCCCTTCAGGACCAGAAGGTCCTTTTTAGATCTCTGAAAATGGTAGAACTTTTCCCAGAAACTAGAGAACCCACGGAAGAGGAACCTCCTATGAATGGTGAAGCCAGCTGGGAGGAAATGGGTGGAGCGGTGGGTGGGGAGGATGCTAGTTTGCTAACAGGCCGCTCTCTGTCAGCCATGAATGGGGAGGTGGTAGAGTTGAGTCAAGAAGAACGAGAGGCGTTAGCCAAAACCAAAGAAGGGATGGACCTGGCCAAGTTTGACAAGTGGGAAAATATATTCAGCAAAGAGCATGCGGCCTCAGCTTTAACAAGCTCATTAGCCAGCAGTGACAGCAAGAGCAGTGACGgcccagagaaagaagagatttcCAGCAGCAATAGAACGGTAGAGGAGGGAGCTGCCAAAGGAAAAGAACCACAGGAAGACCAGAAGCAGCAGGACTTTCATGCAGCCATAGAAAAGACAGGACTTGCCCCTTGGCAGGATGGTGTTCTGGAAAGACTGAAAACAGCTGTGGATGCGAAGGACTATAATATGTACCTGGTGCACAATGGGAGGATGCTTATTCACTTTGGTCAGATGCCTGCTTGTACACCCAAAGAGAAAGACTTTGTTTACGGCAACCTGGAGGCTCAGGAAGTGAAGACTGTTTACACCTTCAAAGTTCCCGTGAGCTACTGTGGGAAGCGGGCTCGCCTAGGTGATGCCATGAGTTGTAGGCCAAGTGAGCACAAGGCTGTCGACACTTCAGATTTAGGGATCACTGTGGAGGACCTGCCCAAGTCAGATCTCATCAAGACTACCCTCCTGTGTGCTTTGGAAAGAGAACTCAAAGGTCACGTCATCTCCGAGTCCAGGAGCATTGACGGGCTATTCATGGATTTTGCTACACAGACATACAATTTTGAGCCAGAACAGTTTTCTTCTGGGACGGTGCTGGCCGACCTCCTAACCACTGCCAACCCGAACAGCAACGCGAATGGGCTCCATGTGGAGCTCCACAGTGAGTGTGTGACCAGGAGACACAACAAGAGCAGCTCTGCCTTTACTTTCACCTGCAACAAATTCTTCAGGAGGGATGAATTTCCCCTACATTTCAAGAATGTCCACACAGacattcagtcatgtctcaatggCTGGTTCCAACACCGATGCCCCCTCGCCTACTTGGGGTGTACCTTTATTCAAAACCATTTCCGTCCCCCAGGGCAAAAGGCAAAAGTGATATACAGTCAGGAGCTCAAGACCTTTGCCATCAAGCCGGAGGTTGCTTCAGAGCTGAGTGAGGGAAGGAAGAACAACCATTTCTCAGGTCGTGAAGGAAAAAACCAGAATTCTCTAACCAGCCTGCCCCTGGAAGTCCTGCAGTACATTGCTGGGTTCCTAGACAGCATCAGCCTGTCCCAGCTCTCCCAGGTGTCCGTGCTGATGAGGAGTATCTGTGCCACTTTGTTACAAGAGAGAGGGATggtcctcctgcagtggaagaagAAGAGGTATTCCCATGGAGGCACCTCCTGGAGAGTTCACAGAAAG ATTTGGCAATTCAGCAGCCTCTTCTCCAAAATCAAGAGCTGGGAGTTTAATGAAGTGGCCTCGATGTCTGAGCACCTGAAATCCTGTCCCTTCAATGTTGTAGAACACAAGACTGACCCGATTCTTTTGACCAGCATGCGTCAGTCCCATGAACAGGCCCGAGAGACCTTAGTCACCACCTTTAGAGCCAGACCACGAGGAAGACACACCTTACACTAA